One genomic segment of Scomber japonicus isolate fScoJap1 chromosome 23, fScoJap1.pri, whole genome shotgun sequence includes these proteins:
- the ada2b gene encoding adenosine deaminase 2-A, translating to MVISICQAVLTYVPLLWFVRVTDGMPDPTQRDLLMRQEASRQTGGLVVLTAAEQKLDAYLHRLKEKEMSAAQFPPALHFFKAKPLIQKSSIFKLLQKMPKGGALHIHSSSLVSVEWLVKNVTYRPNCYICFTWDNSVRFLFSDHQPFPRWDCFYWQLLATLRAKVGDPIGFDNSLMQHLTLFTENPDGEYPNQDVVWEKFEKAFIAAAGLVTHAPVLKDYFYRGLQELHLDNILYLELRSGLSRTYELDGTIHDKVWTLKTFQEVTRKFIEDHPDFFGARIIISVHRALGVSEVKAAVKEAIQLQKDFPDVVAGFDMVGREDGGRTLWYFREALSLPAKLGATLPYFFHAGETDDEGTDVDQNILDALLFNTTRIGHGYALAHHPLAKELSRKGNVAVELCPISNQVLKLVSDLRNHPAAVLMSEGHPMVISSDDPSLFGTTGLSYDFYQAFVGIGGLKANLGTLKELAVNSIRYSSLPAHLKDMGHAMWKKKWDAFILDNL from the exons ATGGTGATCTCAATCTGCCAGGCTGTGCTCACATATGTGCCCCTTCTGTGGTTTGTGAGGGTGACTGATGGGATGCCTGACCCCACTCAGAGGGATCTGCTGATGCGTCAGGAAGCATCCAGGCAGACGGGAGGCCTAGTGGTGCTGACAGCGGCTGAACAGAAGCTGGATGCTTACCTCCATCGATTAAAGGAGAAAGAGATGTCTGCTGCCCAGTTCCCGCCTGCTTTGCATTTCTTCAAAGCAAAGCCCCTCATCCAGAAGAGCTCAATCTTCAAACTGCTGCAGAAGATGCCTAAAG GTGGAGCTCTGCACATCCACAGCTCGTCTCTGGTCAGCGTTGAATGGCTGGTGAAAAACGTCACCTACAGACCGAACTGCTACATCTGCTTCACCTGGGACAACTCGGTCCGCTTCCTGTTCTCCGACCACCAGCCCTTCCCACGGTGGGACTGCTTCTACTGGCAGCTGCTCGCGACTTTAAGAGCCAAAGTTGGAGACCCTATAGGCTTTGATAACAG TTTAATGCAGCACCTCACACTGTTCACTGAGAATCCAGATGGCGAGTACCCAAACCAAGATGTGGTGTGGGAGAAGTTTGAGAAAGCCTTCATCGCAGCTGCCGGGTTAGTCACCCATGCTCCTGTGCTGAAGGACTACTTCTACAGAGGCCTGCAGGAGCTTCACCTTGACAACATCCTCTATCTGGAGCTCAGGAGTGGTCTCTCAAGG ACATATGAGCTCGATGGAACCATTCACGATAAGGTCTGGACTCTGAAAACGTTTCAAGAGGTTACAAGGAAGTTTATAGAAGATCATCCGGACTTTTTTGGGGCTCGGATCATAATATCTGTTCACAG GGCTCTGGGTGTGTCTGAGGTCAAAGCAGCTGTGAAAGAAGCCATTCAGCTACAAAAGGATTTCCCAGATGTTGTTGCAGGATTTGACATG GTTGGCAGGGAGGACGGTGGGAGGACTCTTTGGTATTTCAGGGAGGCACTTTCTCTGCCAGCTAAATTGGGTGCCACACTGCCATACTTCTTCCACGCAGGAGAGACGG ATGATGAAGGCACAGACGTTGACCAAAACATTCTCGATGCCCTTTTGTTCAACACCACCCGTATCGGACACGGATATGCTTTGGCACACCACCCACTTGCCAAAGAGCTGTCCAGGAAAGGGAACGTGGCAGTGGAGCTGTGCCCCATCTCAAACCAG GTGCTGAAGCTGGTATCGGACCTTAGGAACCACCCTGCAGCTGTGTTGATGTCTGAGGGTCACCCGATGGTGATCAGCTCCGATGACCCGTCTCTGTTCGGCACCACAGGCCTCTCCTACGACTTCTATCAAGCCTTTGTGGGCATTGGAGGGCTGAAAGCAAACCTGGGCACTCTGAAAGAACTGGCTGTCAACTCTATCAG GTACAGCTCGCTCCCAGCTCATCTGAAGGACATGGGCCATGCCATGTGGAAAAAGAAATGGGACGCCTTCATTTTGGATAATTTATGA
- the atp6v1e1b gene encoding V-type proton ATPase subunit E 1: protein MALSDADVQKQIKHMMAFIEQEANEKAEEIDAKAEEEFNIEKGRLVQTQRLKIMEYYEKKEKQIEQQKKIQMSNLMNQARLKVLKARDDMISEMLNEARQRLGNVAKDSAKYPALLDGLMLQGFYQLLEPKVTIRCRKQDLQHVQASIQRNIPIYKAAVKDNLEVRVDQDNFLSPDISGGIEIYNGNGKIKVSNTLESRLDLMAQQMMPEIRVSLFGANPNRKFLD from the exons ATCAAGCACATGATGGCCTTCATCGAGCAGGAGGCCAACGAGAAGGCAGAGGAGATCGATGCAAAG GCCGAAGAAGAGTTCAACATTGAGAAGGGCCGTCTGGTCCAAACCCAGAGGCTGAAGATAATGGAGTACTAcgagaagaaagagaagcagatTGAGCAGCAGAAGAAAAT TCAAATGTCCAACCTGATGAACCAGGCCCGACTGAAGGTACTGAAGGCCCGCGATGACATGATCTCG GAAATGCTGAATGAGGCCCGCCAACGGCTCGGTAATGTCGCAAAAGACTCAGCAAAGTATCCTGCTCTGTTGGATGGCTTGATGTTACAG GGATTCTATCAGCTCCTGGAGCCCAAAGTGACTATCCGCTGCCGTAAACAGGACTTGCAGCACGTACAG GCATCCATCCAGAGGAATATTCCCATATATAAGGCAGCTGTGAAGGACAATCTGGAGGTCCGCGTCGACCAGGACAACTTCCTCTCCCCAGACAT TTCTGGAGGTATTGAGATCTATAACGGTAATGGGAAGATCAAGGTGTCCAACACCCTGGAGAGCAGACTGGACCTCATGGCTCAGCAG ATGATGCCTGAAATCCGAGTGTCTCTCTTTGGTGCCAACCCAAACCGCAAGTTTTTGGATTGA
- the LOC128353102 gene encoding probable polypeptide N-acetylgalactosaminyltransferase 8 encodes MGTRMRSGWIKGLLLALSVAAAVLYLSSIKREVHTHSERLQLAHHNDSIRGQGMLTRMEKMEADINRLLNLMNKLEKREPIAQKNVEVKKESKVVRKLYPNSALFRKWGNELSEEEQKEAQNVYEKYGYNAFLSDRLPLNREIPDTRPTRCAERKYPKDLPTISVVLIYLNEALSIIKRAIRSIIDKTPAHLLKEIILVDDSSSNEDLMEKLDEYINSIHEERPGLVKKVRHSKQLGLTQARLSGWRTAVGDVIAILDAHIEVHLQWAEPLLARIKEDRTVILTPVFDRVNFDDLVVTPYIPAADAFDWALWCMYESFRPEWYALKDDSQPGKSPSIMGILVADRKFFGEIGSLDGGMKIYGGENVELGIRVWLCGGSIEVIPCSKIAHIERDRKPYLPDLSEMMRRNALRVAEVWLDEYKYNVNIAWNIPLENHGIDIGDVSERKKIREKLNCKPFKWYLDNVYPMLDPLVDLLGYGVLINDLKKDLCIDQGPMPGNTPILYGCHYYSPQNCYYRTNGQIYIGGIKSHKYNSNRCLVDLGTGLVPGLYDCKVAEQKKFHMLWDFRQGTSIQNRETKRCLEIVLGSEGYYQLVVRDCSGQSWKIQHLIKGHSEVDKIQEKKI; translated from the exons ATGGGCACCAGGATGAGGTCTGGCTGGATCAAAGGATTACTTCTTGCCCTTTCTGTGGCTGCAGCTGTTTTATACCTCAGCTCCATTAAGCGTGAGGTCCATACCCATTCAGAGAGACTCCAGCTTGCCCACCATAATGACTCCATCAGAGGCCAGGGAATGCTCACGAGGATGGAAAAGATGGAAGCAGACATCAACAGGCTAC TAAATCTGATGAATAAACTTGAAAAGAGGGAACCGATAGCACAGAAGAATGTAGAGGTGAAGAAGGAGAGCAAGGTGGTGAGGAAACTGTACCCCAACTCAGCACTGTTCAGGAAATGGGGCAATGAGctgtcagaggaggagcagaaggaggcCCAGAACGTATATGAGAAATACGGCTACAATGCCTTCCTCAGTGACAGACTCCCCCTCAACAGAGAGATCCCTGACACCAGACCTACAAG GTGTGCTGAGAGAAAGTACCCAAAGGATCTGCCTACCATCTCCGTTGTGTTAATCTACCTCAATGAGGCTCTTTCCATCATCAAAAGAGCCATCCGAAGCATCATCGACAAGACACCAGCTCATCTGCTGAAAGAAATCATACTGGTGGATGATAGCAGCAGCAACG AGGATTTAATGGAGAAACTGGATGAATACATCAACTCAATCCACGAGGAGCGTCCGGGCCTAGTGAAAAAAGTCCGGCACTCCAAGCAACTCGGCCTAACTCAGGCCAGACTGTCAGGTTGGAGGACTGCTGTTGGTGATGTGATAGCCATCCTGGATGCTCACATTGAAGTCCATTTGCAATG GGCAGAGCCGTTGTTAGCTCGCATCAAAGAGGACCGGACTGTGATATTGACACCAGTGTTCGACAGAGTCAACTTTGATGACTTGGTGGTCACTCCCTATATACCTGCAGCTGATGCCTTTGACTGGGCTCTGTGGTGCATGTACGAGTCCTTCAGACCTGAGTGGTATGCTCTAAAGGATGATTCACAGCCTGGCAA GAGCCCCTCCATCATGGGGATACTTGTAGCTGATCGTAAGTTCTTTGGAGAGATCGGAAGCCTTGACGGTGGAATGAAAATATATGGTGGTGAAAATGTGGAACTTGGCATCCGG GTATGGCTATGTGGAGGAAGCATAGAAGTTATACCTTGCTCTAAAATTGCTCACATTGAACGAGACAGGAAGCCTTACCTGCCTGACCTGAGTGAAATGATGAGGCGCAATGCACTGAGGGTGGCAGAAGTGTGGCTGGATGAATACAAATACAACGTCAACATTGCCTGGAACATTCCACTAGag aATCATGGTATAGACATTGGGGAtgtgtcagagagaaagaagataaGAGAGAAGCTGAATTGCAAGCCCTTCAAGTGGTATCTGGATAACGTGTACCCCATGCTGGACCCTCTGGTTGACCTGCTTGGTTATGGAGTA CTGATAAATGATCTGAAAAAAGATCTCTGTATTGACCAAGGCCCGATGCCCGGGAACACACCCATTTTATACGGATGCCACTACTACTCACCCCAG AACTGTTATTATCGCACCAATGGACAAATCTACATCGGTGGAATCAAATCTCACAAGTACAACAGCAACCGATGTCTGGTGGACCTTGGCACAGGACTCGTCCCGGGCCTATACGATTGCAAAGTAGCCGAGCAGAAGAAGTTCCACATGCTGTGGGATTTTAGACAG GGCACATCTATCCagaacagagaaacaaagagatgTCTGGAAATTGTGCTTGGCAGTGAGGGCTATTACCAACTTGTTGTCCGGGACTGCAGTGGTCAGAGCTGGAAGATACAACATCTTATCAAAGGACACAGTGAAGTGGACAAGATccaggagaaaaaaatataa
- the rad51ap1 gene encoding RAD51-associated protein 1, protein MDRPARKSKVVNYSEDKDFDDDDDDFCVKAPPSKKVREDVKQQEHKKPSSKSSSQESSLQSSLSQKSRKPLDEKLLDRDLEAAITLSLLNNADGIKDQSPISKEISVQLLVDENTDPASRHMSNCSVDTSLLGLDEITPEKESLAQSRQRNTASKATVELKKNLKDEDDDYQPKLTPDSESDDDFSEPAESEDEEFTVKKVSKTKKKEKVAKHEKTKQPPASKKEKQPSKPSKPKSQAAASTPVRSPPTAKVAAKRPASSTAVPMPKATVSPSPAGGRVPKWNPPGQIGKSFTSTSPAVKSPSQGLRLGLSRRIRVKPLHPSVAGH, encoded by the exons ATGGATCGACCAGCGAG GAAGTCAAAGGTTGTGAATTACAGTGAAGACAAGGACTTTGATGATG atgatgatgatttttgtgTGAAGGCTCCTCCCAGCAAAAAGGTCAGAGAGGATGTGAAACAACAGGAGCACAAGAAACCATCAAGCAAGTCCTCAAGTCAAGAGTCTAGCTTACAGTCCTCACTGAGCCAGAAGAGCAG AAAACCGTTGGATGAGAAGTTGCTTGACAGAGATCTAGAAGCAGCCATTACACTTTCCTTGCTCAATAATGCAGATGGGATAAAAGACCAGTCTCCCATCAGTAAAG AGATCAGTGTTCAACTTCTAGTCGATGAAAACACAGACCCAGCTTCCCGGCACATGTCCAACTGTAGTGTGGATACCTCACTTTTGG GCCTCGATGAAATCACACCAGAGAAGGAGTCACTCGCCCAATCCAGACAGAGAAACACTGCCTCTAAAGCCACTGTGGAGCTGAAGAAAAATCTTAAGGATGAAGATGACGACTATCAGCCCAAACTGACACCAG ATTCAGAAAGTGATGACGATTTCAGTGAACCAGCTGAGAGCGAAGACGAGGAATTCACAGTAAAGAAAGTCagcaaaacaaagaagaaggagaaagttGCCAAACATGAGAAGACCAAACAGCCCCCTGcttctaaaaaagaaaagcaaccaTCAAAGCCTTCAAAGCCTAAATCACAGGCAGCAG CTTCCACACCGGTGAGAAGTCCTCCAACAGCCAAAGTTGCAGCCAAAAGGCCTGCCTCATCCACCGCAGTGCCGATGCCTAAAGCGACAGTTTCTCCAAgcccagcagggggcagagtaCCCAAGTGGAACCCACCAG GTCAAATCGGTAAAAGTTTCACTTCTACGAGTCCAGCAGTGAAGTCTCCAAGTCAGGGTCTGCGGCTGGGACTGTCCCGTCGCATTCGAGTCAAACCTCTTCACCCCAGTGTTGCAGGTCACTGA